A window from Citrus sinensis cultivar Valencia sweet orange chromosome 5, DVS_A1.0, whole genome shotgun sequence encodes these proteins:
- the LOC102613351 gene encoding BEACH domain-containing protein B isoform X5 has protein sequence MKEQWTDTSVQCLTLRTLRLVLSDNPRGQNHFKSIGGLEVLLDGLGFPYTNVLLLKNEAHIDAKRSENPLLRILQLHVLSLEVLREAVFGNVNNLQFLCEDGRVHKFSNSFCSPAFMLQEYKQQRKNLDVQDDFQVSVFDLKNVKRRITEPTVPLSDNASYSQLWSDYVVKLSRVLCTFLLAPEDFKSVQGQAATSRVAIPVSSLYGELSLKWVMRVLLTVFPCIKACSNDNELPSHLRVFVATLQHCVLYAFRKVLVSSPVSLNELREQGMWDLIFSENFFYFEPTLEVFSEECCSLDEGYAPSNSTYSHIRSNGVEVLQMDVISFVEFAATSIGNVHNLPECSALLDALEQSACNPEIAILLAKSLRRILQLSAEKTIASFKTLDAVPRVLKVACIQAQESKRLGSLSPSIHGYQRYDSRGTAQVWHQCVEMCMELFMEFCSIADDARSLVLRNSTCIDCLFDLFWEEGFRNNVQTYILDLMKIVPSSEEDQTAKLQLCSKYLETFTHIKEWGKSFVEFSIDLLVGMREMISSDQLYYQALFRDGECFLHVLSLLNGNFDEANGEKLVLNVLQTLTCLLASNDASKAAFRALVGKGYQTLQNLLLGFCQWHPSEGLLNALLDMLVDGKFESKGNPLIQNEDVIILYLTVLQKSSDSLRHYGLNVFQLLVRDSLSNQASCVRAGMLHFLLDWFSQEDNDSVILQMAQLIEVIGGHSVSGKDIRKIFALLRSEKVGKHQQYCSLLLSSISSMLNVKGPTAFFDLNGSDSGIIIKTPVQWPHNKGFSFSCWLRVENFPKSRTMGLFSFVTENGRGCSAVLAQDKLIYVAVNLKRQCVQLPVNLIRKKWHFLCITHSIGRAFSGGSLLRCYVDGDLVSSERCSYAKVSEVLTSCSIGTKIKMQQNEGDNVLERIQDCFPFLGQIGPIYLFNDAISSEQVKGVHSLGPSYMYSFLDNEAAPSYDNQLPSGILDAKDGLASKIIFGLNAQASSGKKLFNVSPMLDLASDKNSFEANVMIGTQLCSRRLLQQIIYCVGGVSVFFPLIAQSDRYENEESGVFVHALHMPIPKERLTAEVIGLIASVLDENLSNQQQMHLLSGFSVLGFLLQSVPPQQLNLESLSALKHLFNVIANSGLAELLVKDAISSIFLNPLIWLYTAYKVQRELYMFLIQQFDNDPRLHRSLCRLPRVIDIIRQFYWDNAKSRSVVGSKPLLHPITKQVIGERPCREEIRKIRLLLLSLGEMSLRQKISAADIRALIAFFETSEDMPCIEDVLHMVIRALSQKLLLASFLEQVNLIGGCHIFVNLLQRDYEPIRLLGLQFLGKLLVGLPSEKKGPRFFSLAVGRSKSLSEIHKKIDLRMQPVFSAMSDWLFRFPQTDNLCAALFDVLLGGASPKQVLQKNNQVDKHRNKGNNSHFFLPQTLVLIFRFLAGCEEAFARMKIISDLLDLLDSNPSNIEALMEYGWNAWLTAAVKLDVLKGYKPESRDQGDHEMNEQTFVRSLFCVVLCHYMHSVKGGWQQLEETVNFLLMHSEKEGISYRYFLRDMYEDLIRRLVDLSSEENIFVSQPCRDNTLYLLRLVDEMLVSEIDHKIPFPADSSGSYLGSLELESHKDYCCALYEVLQGDVDGQIPSRDQWVCRQIPSEGGIVDDKWWNIYDNLWVIISAMNGKGPSKLLPKSSSSGAPSFGQRARGLVESLNIPAAEMAAVVVSGGIGSALGGKPNKNVDKAMLLRGERCPRIVFRLIILYLCQASLERASRCVQQVIPLLPSLLPADDEYSKGRLQLFIWALLAVRSQYGTLDDGTRFHVIAHLIRETVNCGKSMLANSIIGRNDSEPSSNSKETGSIHNLIQKDRVLMAVSDEAKYIKTTKLDRSRQLVDLRARMDESYLVERSTTKAFEDEIQSILSIVLASDENRRATFQLTHGEQQQNVAEKWIHMFRALIDERGPWSADPFPTRSVIHWKLDKTEDAWRRRQKLRKNYHFDEKLCHPPSTAPSDEAILPANENKSSFVGHIPEQMKQFLLKGIRRIADEGTSEPSESDTEPTGQMASITEEISDSQLLEHSKTSSDPTDVVERKDSSSSSSEMETSEVILSVPCLLVTPKRKLAGHLAVMKDVLHFFGEFVVEGTGGSSALKNFSVTSSSDLNKPHQRQKFLKWPEYFDLNSEKEVPETAEAENLHKKQLKNVKRHRRWNVGKISTVHWTRYLLRYTAIEVFFCDSVGPVFLNFTSQKVAKEVGTLIVAIRNEFLFPKGSSRDKSGAISFVDRRIAQEMAETARERWRRRDITNFEYLMILNTLAGRSYNDLTQYPVFPWVLADYSSEVLDFNKSTTFRDLSKPVGALDPKRFEVFEDRYRNFCDPDIPSFYYGSHYSSMGIVLYYLLRLEPFTSLHRNLQGGKFDHADRLFQSIEGTYRNCLSNTSDVKELIPEFFYLPEFLVNSNSYHLGVKQDGEPIGDVSLPPWAKDSPEVFINKNREALESEYVSSNLHHWIDLVFGYKQRGKPAVEAANIFYYLTYEGAVDLDAMEDELQKSAIEDQIANFGQTPSQIFRKKHPRRGPPIPIAHPLYFAPGSINLTSIICSTRHQPSGIVYVGMLDSSIVLVNQGLTLSVKMWLTTQLQSGGNFTFSGSQDPFFGVGADILSPRNVGSPLAESFELGSQCFTTMQTPSENFLITCGNWENSFQVIALNDGRVVQSIRQHRDVVSCVAVTTDGSILATGSYDTTVMVWEVIRARAPEKRVRNMQIEVPRKDYVIVETPFHILCGHDDIITCLYVSVELDIVISGSKDGTCVFHTLREGRYVRSLCHPSGSALSKLAASRHGRIVLYGDDDLSLHLFSINGKHLASSESNGRLNCLELSACGQFLVCGGDQGQIVVRSMNSLEVVRRYSGVGKIITSLAVTPEECFLAGTKDGCLLVYSIENRRTSLPRNVKSKASITG, from the exons ATGAAAGAACAGTGGACAGATACATCAGTTCAGTGCTTGACTTTGAGAACCCTTCGATTGGTGTTGTCTGATAATCCAAGGggtcaaaatcattttaaaagcATCGGTGGCCTTGAAGTTCTATTGGATGGACTTGGATTTCCATACACTAACGTGcttcttttgaaaaatgagGCTCATATTGATGCTAAAAG AAGTGAGAATCCCTTGCTGCGAATATTGCAGCTCCATGTTCTATCTCTGGAAGTTCTTAGAGAGGCTGT ATTTGGGAATGTGAACAACTTGCAGTTTCTATGTGAAGATGGAAGAGTtcataaattttctaataGTTTCTGTTCACCTGCTTTCATGCTTCAAGAGTACAAGCAGCAGAGAAAGAACTTGGATGTGCAAGATGATTTTCAGGTGTCTGTCtttgacttgaaaaatgtGAAAAGGCGCATAACAGAGCCTACAGTTCCTCTATCAGATAATGCTTCTTATTCTCAGCTTTGGAGTGATTATGTTGTCAAGTTAAGCAGAGTCCTTTGCACTTTCCTCCTTGCTCCAGAAGATTTTAAATCTGTTCAAGGCCAAGCAGCCACAAGTAGAGTTGCCATACCAGTTTCTTCATTATATGGTGAACTTTCTCTAAAATGGGTCATGAGGGTTCTTCTTACAGTGTTCCCATGCATCAAGGCTTGTTCAAATGATAATGAGTTGCCAAGCCACTTAAG GGTCTTTGTTGCTACTCTGCAGCATTGTGTTCTTTATGCATTTAGGAAAGTTCTTGTTTCATCACCAGTGTCACTTAATGAATTACGGGAACAGGGCATGTGGGACCTTATCTTCTCCGagaattttttctattttgaacCAACTTTAGAGGTATTTTCTGAAGAGTGTTGCTCATTGGATGAGGGGTATGCTCCCTCAAATAGCACTTACAGTCACATCAGATCTAATGGGGTTGAAGTTCTCCAGATGGATGTAATTTCATTTGTGGAATTTGCTGCAACTTCAATTGGGAATGTGCATAACTTG CCTGAATGTTCTGCTTTATTAGATGCTCTTGAACAATCTGCTTGTAATCCTGAGATTGCTATTCTTCTTGCAAAGAGTCTGCGTCGCATATTACAGCTTTCAGCTGAGAAAACTATTGCATCATTTAAAACACTGGATGCAGTTCCCCGAGTGCTTAAAGTTGCTTGCATTCAGGCCCAAGAATCTAAAAGGTTGGGGAGTTTAAGTCCTTCTATTCATGGTTATCAGAGATATGATTCACGTGGGACAGCCCAGGTTTGGCATCAATGCGTAGAAATGTGTATGGAGCTCTTTATGGAATTTTGCTCAATAGCAGATGATGCAAGAAGTTTGGTTTTGCGTAATTCCACGTGTATTGACTGcttgtttgatttattttggGAGGAAGGTTTCAGAAATAATGTGCAAACGTACATTCTTGACCTCATGAAG aTTGTGCCATCGTCCGAGGAAGATCAAACAGCAAAGTTGCAATTGTGTTCAAAGTATTTAGAAACATTCACTCATATAAAGGAATGGGGGAAaagttttgttgaattttctaTTGATCTATTGGTTGGAATGAGAGAGATGATCTCCAGTGATCAATTG TATTATCAGGCTTTGTTTCGTGATGGAGAGTGCTTTTTGCATGTCCTCTCTTTGCTAAATGGTAATTTTGATGAGGCAAATGGAGAAAAACTGGTTTTAAATGTTCTTCAAACGCTTACCTGTCTGCTAGCAAGTAATGATGCCTCAAAG GCCGCATTTAGAGCTCTTGTTGGCAAGGGTTATCAAACATTGCAAAATTTGCTGTTGGGTTTTTGCCAATGGCATCCAAGCGAAGGACTTTTAAATGCATTGCTTGATATGCTTGTTGATGGAAAGTTTGAAAGTAAAGGGAACCCTCTTATACAG AATGAAGATGTGATCATACTGTATCTGACTGTTCTGCAGAAG AGCAGTGACTCATTGCGGCATTATGGGCTTAATGTGTTTCAGCTATTGGTTAGGGACTCCCTTTCTAATCAGGCTTCATGTGTCAGGGCTGGAatgcttcattttcttcttgatTGGTTTTCACAAGAAGATAATGATAGTGTCATTTTGCAAATGGCCCAGTTGATTGAGGTCATAGGTGGGCATAGTGTATCTGGGAAGGATATCCGCAAAATATTCGCCCTCCTCCGAAGTGAGAAAGTGGGGAAACATCAGCAGTATTGCTCATTATTGTTGAGCAGTATTTCGTCAATGCTAAATGTGAAGGGACCAACTGCCTTTTTTGATCTCAATGGGAGCGACTCT GGGATTATAATCAAAACGCCTGTGCAGTGGCCTCACAATAAgggtttttcattttcttgttggCTGAGGGTGGAAAACTTTCCCAAAAGTAGAACAATGGGCCTTTTTAGTTTTGTTACTGAAAATGGAAGAGGATGCTCTGCAGTACTTGCACAGGACAAGCTTATCTATGTG GCGGTCAATCTGAAGCGACAGTGCGTTCAACTGCCTGTTAATCTAATCAGAAAGAAATGGCATTTTCTATGTATTACTCATAGCATTGGAAGAGCGTTCTCCGGGGGTAGCCTATTGAGGTGTTATGTCGATGGTGATCTTGTATCATCTGAAAGATGCAG TTATGCAAAAGTGAGTGAAGTATTGACAAGCTGCTCAATTGGCACAAAGattaaaatgcaacaaaatgAAGGAGATAATGTTCTTGAACGGATACAAGATTGCTTTCCTTTCCTCGGTCAGATTGGtcctatttatttattcaatgaTGCTATTTCTTCTGAGCAAGTCAAGGGTGTTCATTCCCTAGGACCAAGCTACATGTATTCATTCCTTGATAATGAAGCTGCACCCAGTTATGATAACCAATTGCCTAGTGGTATCCTTGATGCTAAAGATGGTCTTGCatcaaaaatcatttttggaCTCAATGCTCAG GCTAGTAGTGGCAAAAAGTTGTTTAATGTCTCACCGATGCTGGACCTTGCATCAGACAAGAATTCTTTTGAAGCAAATGTAATGATTGGAACACAGTTATGTTCACGACGCTTGCTTCAGCAAATAATCTACTGTGTTGGTGGTGTGTCTGTATTTTTCCCACTTATTGCACAGTCTGATAGgtatgaaaatgaagaaagtgGAGTCTTTGTACATGCATTGCATATGCCTATCCCGAAAGAGCGTTTGACGGCTGAGGTTATTGGGCTTATAGCATCTGTCTTAGATGAGAATCTATCCAATCAACAACAAATGCATCTTCTTTCTGGATTTTCTGTACTGGGGTTTTTACTTCAATCAGTTCCGCCACAACAACTTAATTTGGAATCACTTTCAGCATTGAAACACCTGTTTAATGTTATTGCAAACAGTG GCTTAGCAGAGCTGCTGGTGAAAGATGCTATATCAAGCATTTTTCTTAATCCTCTCATCTGGCTCTACACAGCTTACAAGGTGCAGCGAGAATTGTATATGTTTCTTATCCAGCAATTCGATAATGATCCAAGGTTGCATAGGAGTCTATGTAGGCTCCCACGTGTTATTGATATAATACGACAATTTTACTGGGATAATGCAAAATCTCGATCCGTTGTTGGAAGCAAGCCTCTCCTGCATCCTATTACCAAACAAGTTATTGGTGAGAGGCCATGTAGAGAAGAAATTCGTAAAATTCGCCTTCTTTTATTAAGTCTTGGTGAAATGAGCCTCAG GCAGAAGATTTCAGCAGCAGATATAAGAGCTCTTATAGCTTTCTTTGAAACAAGTGAGGATATGCCATGCATTGAGGATGTCCTACATATGGTCATTCGTGCTTTATCGCAAAAACTGCTTCTTGCTTCCTTCCTTGAACAAGTCAATTTGATTGGTGGCTGTCATATTTTTGTCAATCTCCTTCAAAG gGATTATGAGCCTATCAGATTGCTTGGCTTACAGTTCCTTGGAAAACTTTTGGTTGGTTTACCATCTGAGAAGAAGGGACCAAGATTTTTCAGTCTTGCCGTTGGAAGATCCAAATCTCTTTCAGAAATACATAAGAAAATCGATTTAAGGATGCAGCCTGTTTTCTCAGCTATGTCCGATTGGTTGTTCAGATTTCCGCAGACAGATAATTTATGTGCTGCCTTGTTTGATGTTCTTCTTGGTGGTGCTAGCCCTAAACAG GTGTTGCAGAAAAATAACCAGGTTGATAAGCATAGAAACAAAGGAAACAACTCCCACTTTTTCCTTCCCCAAACTTTGGTTCTCATTTTCAGATTCTTGGCTGGCTGTGAGGAGGCATTTGCTAGGATGAAGATTATTAGTGATCTTCTTGATCTTCTTGATTCAAATCCTTCGAATATTGAAGCTCTCATG GAATATGGGTGGAATGCCTGGTTAACTGCTGCTGTGAAGCTTGATGTTTTGAAAGGCTACAAACCGGAGTCACGGGATCAAGGTGACCATGAGATGAACGAGCAAACTTTTGTGAGGAGTCTATTTTGTGTTGTTCTTTGTCACTATATGCATTCTGTAAAAGGTGGCTGGCAACAGTTAGAGGAGACAGTTAATTTCCTACTAATGCACTCTGAGAAA GAAGGCATCTCATACAGGTACTTTCTTCGTGATATGTACGAGGACTTGATACGAAGGCTCGTAGACTTGTCATCGGAGGAGAACATTTTTGTCTCACAACCATGTCGGGACAATACATTATATCTTCTACGACTTGTCGATGAGATGCTTGTCTCTGAAATTGATCATAAAATACCG TTTCCAGCAGATAGCTCTGGTAGCTATCTGGGGTCTTTAGAATTAGAAAGTCACAAGGATTATTGCTGTGCATTATATGAGGTTTTGCAGGGAGATGTTGATGGCCAAATACCTAG CAGAGATCAGTGGGTTTGCAGGCAGATTCCAAGTGAAGGTGGCATAGTTGATGATAAGTGGTGGAATATCTATGATAATTTGTGGGTCATCATAAGTGCGATGAATGGAAAAGGACCCAGCAAGTTGTTGcccaaatcatcatcatcagggGCTCCATCTTTTGGCCAAAGAGCTCGTGGCTTAGTGGAATCGCTGAACATTCCTGCAGCTGAAATGGCTGCAGTTGTTGTATCAGGAGGGATTGGTAGTGCTTTGGGTggaaaaccaaacaaaaatgTTGACAAAGCTATGCTTTTGAGAGGAGAGAGGTGCCCGAGAATTGTGTTTCGACTTATAATCCTATATCTTTGTCAAGCTTCTCTAGAAAGAGCTTCACGGTGTGTCCAGCAGGTTATTCCACTTTTGCCTTCTCTTTTGCCAGCCGATGATGAGTATAGCAAGGGAAGACTGCAGCTCTTTATTTG GGCTTTGCTTGCTGTAAGATCCCAGTATGGGACTTTAGATGATGGTACTCGTTTTCATGTTATTGCACACTTAATTCGAGAAACAGTCAATTGTGGGAAATCAATGCTTGCTAATAGCATCATAGGTCGGAATGACTCTGAGCCAAGCAGTAACTCAAAAGAAACGGGCTCCATTCATAATTTGATTCAGAAGGATCGAGTTCTTATGGCA GTTTCTGACGAGGCAAAATATATCAAGACAACTAAATTGGACAGATCCCGGCAGTTGGTTGATCTCCGTGCTAGGATGGATGAAAGTTACTTAGTAGAACGAAGTACCACAAAAGCTTTTGAAGATGAGATACAAAGTATCTTGAGCATAGTACTTGCTTCAGATGAGAACAGAAGAGCTACGTTCCAACTTACTCATGGGGAGCAGCAGCAGAATGTTGCG GAAAAGTGGATACACATGTTTCGTGCTTTGATTGATGAGAGGGGTCCATGGTCTGCAGATCCTTTTCCAACTAGATCTGTGATTCATTGGAAACTTGACAAGACAGAAGATGCATGGCGGCGTAGACAAAAGTTACGAAAGAACTATCATTTTGATGAAAAGCTGTGTCATCCACCATCCACTGCTCCCAGTGATGAGGCCATTCTTCCTGCTAATGAGAACAAATCTAGTTTTGTGGGGCATATTCCTGAGCAAATGAAGCAGTTTCTTCTTAAAGGAATACGCCGAATAGCTGATGAAGGGACCTCAGAACCCAGTGAGAGTGACACTGAACCAACTGGACAGATGGCCTCCATCACAGAGGAGATTTCTGATAGTCAGTTGCTGGAGCATAGTAAAACAAGCAGTGATCCAACAGACGTTGTAGAGAGGAAAgattcttcttcctcttcatcAGAGATGGAAACTAGCGAG GTTATTTTGTCTGTTCCATGCCTTCTAGTAACACCAAAGAGGAAATTGGCTGGACATTTGGCAGTTATGAAAGatgttttgcatttttttggTGAGTTTGTGGTCGAAGGTACTGGAGGGTCATCTGCTCTCAAAAACTTCTCTGTTACTAGCAGTTCTGATTTGAACAAGCCTCATCAAAGGCAGAAATTTCTTAAATGGCCagaatattttgatttaaattcgGAGAAGGAGGTTCCTGAGACTGCAGAAGCTGAAAATTTGCataaaaaacaattgaaaaatgttAAGCGTCACCGAAGATGGAATGTTGGCAAG ATAAGCACTGTCCACTGGACCCGGTATTTGCTTAGATACACTGCAATAGAGGTTTTCTTCTGTGATTCCGTTGGTCCAGTATTTTTGAACTTTACTTCGCAGAAGGTTGCAAAAGAGGTTGGAACCTTAATAGTTGCAATCAGAAATGAATTCTTGTTTCCAAAAGGAAGTAGCAGGGACAAGAGTGGAGCTATCTCATTTGTTGATAGACGGATAGCCCAAGAGATGGCAGAAACTGCCAGAGAAAGATGGAGGAGGAGGGATATAACAAACTTCGAATATTTGATGATTCTTAATACACTTGCTGGAAGATCTTATAATGATTTAACACAGTATCCTGTCTTTCCTTGGGTGTTGGCTGATTATTCGTCTGAGGTTCTTGATTTTAACAAGTCAACTACCTTTCGGGATCTTTCCAAGCCTGTTGGAGCCTTGGATCCTAAGCGATTTGAg GTATTTGAAGACAGATACCGCAACTTCTGTGATCCGGATATACCAAG CTTTTACTATGGGTCTCATTATTCAAGCATGGGGATTGTGCTTTATTACCTTCTTAGATTAGAGCCATTCACATCTCTTCACCGTAATCTGCAG GGTGGTAAATTCGACCATGCAGACCGTCTTTTCCAAAGCATTGAGGGCACATATCGAAATTGCCTTTCTAATACAAGCGATGTGAAGGAGTTAATCCCTGAGTTTTTCTACCTGCCAGAGTTTCTTGTCAATTCAAACTCTTATCATCTTGGGGTGAAGCAAGATGGTGAACCTATTGGTGATGTTAGTCTCCCTCCTTGGGCCAAG GACTCACCTGaagtatttataaataaaaatcgaGAAGCGCTTGAAAGTGAATATGTTAGCTCAAATCTCCACCACTGGATTGATCTGGTGTTTGGTTACAAGCAGCGTGGAAAACCGGCGGTGGAG GCAGCaaatatcttttattatttaacttatGAAGGTGCTGTTGATTTGGACGCCATGGAAGATGAGTTGCAAAAGTCAGCTATAGAAGACCAAATTGCTAATTTTGGTCAGACGCCAAGCCAGATTTTCCGCAAGAAACATCCAAGAAGAGGGCCACCAATTCCCATTGCTCATCCTTTATATTTTGCTCCTGGTTCTATCAATTTGACTTCCATCATTTGTAGTACAAGACATCAACCATCAGGCATTGTTTATGTTGGTATGTTGGATTCGAGCATTGTTCTTGTGAACCAGGGGCTGACCTTGTCAGTTAAAATGTGGTTGACAACGCAATTGCAGTCTGGTGGGAATTTTACCTTCTCTGGTTCCCAG GATCCTTTCTTTGGAGTTGGTGCTGATATTCTTTCTCCTCGTAATGTTGGGAGTCCTCTGGCTGAAAGTTTTGAACTTGGATCACAATGCTTTACAACAATGCAAACTCCTTCTGAGAATTTTTTGATCACATGTGGCAACTGGGAAAACAGCTTTCAGGTGATAGCTTTGAATGATGGAAGAGTGGTGCAAAGCATAAGACAGCACAGAGATGTGGTCAGCTGTGTTGCAG TGACCACCGATGGAAGTATACTTGCAACTGGAAGTTATGATACCACAGTCATGGTGTGGGAAGTCATCCGTGCCAGAGCCCCAGAAAAGCGGGTCCGAAACATGCAGATAGAAGTACCTCGTAAAGACTATGTCATTGTGGAAACTCCTTTCCATATTCTCTGTGGTCATGATGACATAATTACTTGCTTATATGTTAGTGTGGAGCTTGATATAGTTATAAGTGGGTCAAAAGATGGAACTTGTGTATTCCATACCCTGCGGGAGGGAAGATATGTAAGATCTTTATGCCATCCGTCTGGCAGTGCATTGTCTAAGCTTGCTGCCTCTCGTCATGGGCGGATTGTTTTATATGGAGATGATGATCTCAGTCTGCACCTATTTTCCATTAATGGAAAACATCTTGCTAGTTCAGAGTCCAATGGCCGCCTCAACTGTCTTGAACTCAGTGCATGTGGTCAGTTTTTGGTCTGTGGAGGTGACCAAGGTCAAATAGTTGTACGGTCTATGAATTCACTTGAGGTTGTAAGAAGGTATAGTGGAGTTGGAAAGATAATAACTTCTTTAGCAGTCACTCCAGAAGAGTGCTTCTTAGCTGGGACCAAAGATGGTTGCCTACTCGTTTATTCCATAGAAAACCGTAGAACTAGTCTTCCTCGAAATGTCAAGTCCAAAGCTTCCATAACAGGATAG